The Bacteroidota bacterium genome includes a region encoding these proteins:
- the hisS gene encoding histidine--tRNA ligase — protein sequence MENNVSTSEVTEREVTEREVARSEPIQALRGTKDMLPADAAKWHRVRQAVDDVAAVFGYGEIRTPIIESARLFNRSVGEETDIVSKEMYVFTDKGGEEIALRPELTAPAIRAVVEHGMLTGQSDSVRLYYNSAANLRYEKPQLGRLRQHHQFGTEFLGSASASSDAETIAYAIAVFRKLGLKQFRVRLNSLASPEARIEWKRVLVPYLKDHFGELSTESKRRTETNPMRVLDSKAEQDREVIKNAPVILDFLTEADRAHFESLQRHLRSTGIEFSVDPLLVRGLDYYTRTVFEVTSPDLGSQDALCGGGRYDNLVEQLGGPATPAVGFGAGIERLLIALEKIWPETPSVAQPTVYVVGLGAAARERAFATTSALRAADISASQDHNERSMKAQMREANRDAAKFVYIIGESELAEGAGMLKTMSTGEQEKVPFDSLVEKLQNVNHHS from the coding sequence CATCGCGTGCGCCAGGCTGTCGATGATGTCGCGGCGGTTTTTGGCTATGGCGAGATTCGGACACCGATTATCGAGTCGGCGCGGCTGTTCAATCGGTCGGTCGGTGAGGAGACGGATATCGTTTCGAAAGAGATGTATGTCTTCACCGATAAAGGCGGCGAGGAGATTGCGCTCCGTCCAGAGTTGACTGCGCCAGCGATCCGGGCGGTTGTGGAGCATGGCATGTTGACGGGGCAGTCGGATAGCGTCAGGCTCTACTACAATAGTGCTGCGAACCTTCGCTACGAGAAGCCACAGCTTGGGCGGTTGCGTCAGCACCATCAGTTCGGGACCGAGTTTCTCGGCTCGGCAAGTGCCTCGTCGGATGCAGAGACGATCGCGTATGCAATCGCGGTGTTTCGCAAGTTGGGACTCAAGCAATTTCGTGTCCGATTGAATTCGCTGGCCTCACCCGAAGCACGCATCGAGTGGAAGCGCGTGCTGGTGCCGTACTTGAAAGATCATTTTGGGGAGCTTTCCACAGAGAGCAAACGCCGCACCGAGACGAACCCGATGCGCGTGCTGGATTCCAAAGCGGAACAGGACCGCGAAGTCATCAAGAATGCGCCGGTGATTCTGGATTTCCTGACCGAAGCGGACCGCGCACATTTTGAATCGCTGCAACGTCACCTTCGAAGCACGGGCATTGAGTTCTCGGTCGATCCATTGCTGGTTCGTGGTCTGGACTATTATACGCGAACGGTATTCGAAGTGACCTCGCCAGATTTGGGATCGCAGGATGCACTTTGTGGCGGAGGTCGCTATGATAATTTGGTCGAGCAGTTGGGTGGTCCCGCAACACCTGCTGTGGGATTCGGCGCTGGCATCGAGCGGCTTTTGATTGCGCTCGAAAAGATTTGGCCTGAGACACCGAGCGTCGCGCAACCCACAGTGTATGTGGTTGGCCTTGGTGCTGCGGCACGCGAGCGCGCATTTGCAACGACATCCGCATTACGTGCGGCGGATATTTCCGCCTCGCAAGACCACAACGAGCGGTCCATGAAGGCACAGATGCGCGAGGCCAATCGTGATGCCGCAAAATTCGTATACATCATTGGTGAGTCGGAGCTTGCTGAAGGCGCCGGCATGCTGAAGACTATGAGCACGGGGGAGCAGGAGAAAGTCCCGTTCGACAGCCTTGTCGAAAAACTCCAAAACGTAAATCATCATTCGTAA